Proteins found in one Tamandua tetradactyla isolate mTamTet1 chromosome 1, mTamTet1.pri, whole genome shotgun sequence genomic segment:
- the GPR22 gene encoding G-protein coupled receptor 22 — MCFSPILEVNMQSESNITVRDDIDDINTNMYQPLSYPLSFQVSLTGFLTLEIVLGLGSNLTVLVLYCMKSNLINSVSNIITMNLHVLDVIICVGCIPLTIVILLLSLESNTALICCFHEACVSFASVSTAINVFAITLDRYDISVKPANRILTMGRAVMLMISIWIFSFFSFLIPFIEVNFFSLQSGNNWENKTLLCVSTNEYYTELGMYYHLLVQIPIFFFTVIVMLITYTKILQALNIRIGTRFSTGQKKKARKKKTISLTTHHETTDMSQSSGGRNVVFGVRTSVSVIIALRRAVKRHRERRERQKRVFRMSLLIISTFLLCWTPISVLNTTILCLGPSDLLVKLRLCFLVMAYGTTIFHPLLYAFTRQKFQKVLKSKMKKRVVSIVEADPIPNNAVIHNSWIDPKRNKKITFEDSEIREKCLVPQVVTD, encoded by the coding sequence ATGTGCTTTTCTCCCATTCTGGAAGTCAACATGCAGTCTGAATCTAACATTACAGTGCGAGATGACATCGATGACATCAACACCAATATGTACCAACCACTATCATATCCATTAAGCTTTCAAGTTTCTCTCACTGGATTCCTTACACTAGAAATCGTGTTGGGACTTGGCAGCAATCTCACCGTTTTGGTACTTTACTGCATGAAATCCAACTTAATCAACTCTGTCAGTAACATTATTACAATGAATCTTCATGTACTAGATGTAATAATTTGCGTGGGATGTATTCCTCTAACAATAGTTATCCTTCTGCTTTCACTAGAGAGTAACACTGCTCTCATCTGCTGTTTCCATGAGGCTTGTGTATCTTTTGCAAGTGTCTCAACAGCAATCAACGTTTTTGCTATTACTCTGGACAGATATGACATCTCTGTAAAACCTGCAAACCGAATTCTGACTATGGGCAGAGCTGTAATGTTAATGATATCCATatggattttttcatttttctccttcctgaTTCCCTTTATTGAGGTAAACTTTTTCAGTCTTCAAAGTGGAAATAACTGGGAAAACAAGACACTTTTGTGTGTCAGTACAAATGAATACTACACTGAACTGGGAATGTATTATCATCTGCTAGTACAGAtcccaattttctttttcactgtcATAGTAATGCTAATCACATACACCAAAATACTGCAGGCTCTTAATATTCGAATAGGCACAAGATTTTCAACAGGGCAGAagaagaaggcaagaaagaaaaagacaatttctCTAACCACCCATCATGAGACTACAGACATGTCCCAAAGCAGTGGTGGGAGAAATGTAGTTTTTGGTGTAAGAACTTCAGTTTCTGTAATAATTGCCCTTCGGCGAGCTGTGAAACGACACCGTGAACGACGAGAAAGGCAAAAAAGAGTCTTCAGAATGtctttattgattatttctacaTTTCTTCTCTGCTGGacaccaatttctgttttaaataccACCATTTTATGTTTAGGCCCAAGTGACCTTTTGGTAAAATTAAGATTGTGTTTTCTAGTCATGGCTTATGGAACAACTATATTTCACCCTTTATTATATGCATTCACTAGGCAAAAATTTCAAAAGGTcttgaaaagtaaaatgaaaaagcgAGTTGTTTCCATAGTGGAAGCTGATCCCATACCTAATAATGCTGTAATACACAACTCTTGGATAGACCCtaaaaggaacaagaaaataaCCTTTGAAGACAGTGAAATAAGAGAGAAATGTTTAGTACCTCAGGTTGTCACAGACTAG